The Ziziphus jujuba cultivar Dongzao chromosome 7, ASM3175591v1 genome includes a region encoding these proteins:
- the LOC107425314 gene encoding uncharacterized protein LOC107425314: MSDNDVVSRTFRALVESADRKFARVRDVPAYGRVQNQHYFHKVFKAYMRLWKYQQENRGKLVESGLNRWEIGEIASRIGQLYFGQYMRTSEARFLVEAYVFYEAILYRRYFEGFKGPGKDVGVRFKELRFYARFLLVSLILNRTEMVKLLADRFKSLVDDSKVNFRETNFKEWRQVVQEIVRFMNDDTAFMNVRPLRYCATFDSYPASLPYVARFHAKKVLKFQDALLTSYHRNEVKFAELTLDTHRMLQCLEWEPSGSFYQKRPAEIKENGISYDHSGASGLIDMNLAADMTDPTLPPNPRKAILYRPSVTHLIAVMATICEELPPDSIMLVYLSASGKASRSNVTQTESLGGSQKLSKNKVVSLHEQNNTLPESCVNDKGESSGYYDKYLWFGPRGNNGLNNLYPGDIIPFTRRPLFLIIDSDNSHAFKVLHGAERGERAALLLSPLRPANLPDANIAQNGSQFTFFLTAPLSAFCQLVGLSPPDTETDVYSDAEKILSTAFSELEVILCTSKSLDLVWAQVLSDPFLRRLILRFIFCRSVLSFFCLSQNSDQYLPSCLPLLPDSVSPDSEVMQAAVVRLAKHFKIAHRFHFGDME, translated from the exons ATGTCCGACAACGACGTTGTTTCGAGGACTTTCCGAGCTCTGGTAGAGAGCGCGGACCGGAAGTTCGCTAGGGTTCGCGACGTTCCGGCCTACGGACGAGTCCAGAACCAGCACTACTTTCACAAGGTGTTCAAGGCCTATATGAGACTTTGGAAGTACCAGCAGGAGAACCGTGGCAAGCTCGTCGAGTCCGGGCTTAACCGTTGGGAAATCGGCGAGATCGCTAGCCGGATCGGCCAGCTTTACTTCGGTCAGTACATGAGGACCAGCGAAGCAAGGTTTTTGGTGGAGGCTTATGTTTTCTACGAGGCGATTCTTTATAGAAGGTACTTTGAGGGATTCAAAGGTCCCGGTAAGGATGTGGGGGTCAGGTTCAAGGAATTAAGGTTTTACGCCAGGTTTCTGCTCGTCTCCTTGATTTTAAACCGGACCGAAATGGTTAAGCTTCTTGCCGACCGGTTCAAATCTCTGGTTGATGACAGCAAAGTGAATTTccgg GAGACAAACTTTAAAGAATGGAGGCAAGTGGTACAGGAAATTGTTCGATTTATGAATGATGACACTGCATTTATGAATGTTAGACCATTGCGATATTGTGCAACTTTTGACTCATATCCAGCCTCCCTTCCATATGTCGCTCGTTTTCATGCAAAGAAGGTTTTGAAATTTCAAGATGCATTGCTGACAAGCTATCACCGGAATGAG GTAAAATTTGCTGAACTAACATTGGACACGCACAGAATGCTGCAATGTTTGGAATGGGAGCCAAGTGGATCTTTTTACCAAAAGCGTCCAgctgaaataaaagaaaatggcaTTTCTTATGATCATTCTGGTGCTTCTGGACTAATTGATATGAACTTGGCCGCGGACATGACTGATCCAACTTTACCTCCGAATCCAAGGAAAGCAATTCTCTATCGTCCCTCTGTGACGCATTTAATAGCG GTTATGGCTACAATATGCGAGGAGCTCCCTCCAGATAGTATTATGCTAGTATACTTGTCAGCCTCAG GGAAGGCTAGTCGCAGTAATGTTACTCAGACGGAAAGCTTAGGAGGGTCTCAGAAATTGTCAAAAAACAAGGTTGTTTCTCTCCATGAGCAGAATAATACTCTGCCTGAATCTTGTGTAAACGACAAGGGGGAGTCGAGTGGCTATTATGACAAATATCTGTGGTTTGGACCTAGAGGAAATAACG GTTTAAATAATCTGTATCCTGGAGACATAATTCCATTTACTCGTAGACCTCTTTTCTTAATCATTGATAGCGACAACAGCCATGCATTCAAG GTTTTACATGGAGCAGAAAGGGGAGAGAGAGCTGCTCTACTTCTTTCACCTTTGAGACCAGCAAACTTACCTGATGCCAATATTGCACAAAATGGAAGTCAGTTTACTTTTTTCTTGACTGCTCCTCTGTCAGCATTTTGCCAATTGGTTGGCCTCTCACCTCCAGATACTGAAACA GATGTTTACAGTGATGCTGAGAAGATACTCTCAACCGCCTTCTCTGAGTTGGAAGTAATTCTTTGTACATCAAAAAGTCTGGATCTGGTTTGGGCACAAGTCTTATCGGACCCTTTTCTCCGGCGACTTATTTTGAG ATTCATATTCTGCAGATCAGTGCTATCATTCTTCTGTTTGTCACAAAATAGTGACCAGTATCTCCCCTCTTGTCTGCCTCTTCTTCCCGATTCAGTATCTCCGGATTCTGAAGTTATGCAGGCTGCTGTTGTCAGGCTCGCAAAACACTTTAAAATTGCTCACCGGTTTCATTTTGGTGACATGGAATAG